Below is a window of Candidatus Viadribacter manganicus DNA.
GCTGATTAACGAAAATCTTTGGCTCGGCCATTTCGATGTCTGGAGCGACGACGGCACCATCATCTTCCGCCATGCGATGCCGATGATCGGCCGCGATGAGATTTCGATCGGCGAAATCCAAGCAATGCTGGCGGCTGCGATGGACGCGGCTGAACGCTTCAGCCCAGCGTTCCAATACGTCATTCTTGGCAATATGTCGGCGGAGGATTCGTCCGCCGCCGCTCTGTTCGAGACCTGCGGAGAAGCGTGAGCGGCCTAGACGCACCGTCGATTGCTTTAGTCGGTGCGGGCGCTATGGGCGGCGCACTGGTTCGAGGTTGGATCGAAGCTGTCCGCAAGGGCGGCGCGCTAACGCTCAGCATTGTCGATCCAAGCTTTGATCCAGAGCTTGAGCGCGAGTTGGATTCCGTTGGCGCGGTGATAAATCCGCCTGATCCAGGTCCAGTCGATATCGTTGTCCTTGCGGTGAAGCCGCAGACCTTTCCCTCAATCGTCGATGGCGTGAAGCGCTTCATCGGCCCAGACACGCGCGTGATGTCGGTCATGGCCGGCATCCCGATGGAGCTGCTCTCACGTGAGCTTGGTGCGCAACGCATCGTGCGCTGTGTGCCGAATACGCCAGCCCGCATCGGCCGCGGCGTCACCGCCTATGTGGCGTCGCCCGCGTGCACGCCTGAGGATCGCGCGCTCGTCGAACAATTGCTCGAACCTCTAGGCACTGTTGAGCCGATCGCCGCCGAGCGGCTCATGGATGTGGTGACCGCCGTATCCGGCTCTGGTCCCGCCTATGTTTTCCTGCTCGCCGAAGTGCTCGCTGCCGCCGCTGAGCAAGAGGGCCTCGATCGCGACACCGCGATGCGTATCGCCAGCCAAACCGTCGCCGGCGCAGGCGCGCTCATGTTGCAGACTGGCGAACCGCCCGGCGCGCTCCGCAAACAAGTGACCTCGCCAGGCGGCACCACGGAAGCCGCACTCGACGTACTCGGCGCAGGGGACGGTCTCGGGCCATTGCTGCGCCGCGCCGTCAGCGCAGCGGCGGCTAGGTCCCGTCAACTCGGCAAAGGCTGACACTTCTCAGCTTCGCCGCGATTTGGCATGACAATCGCTCATGCTCGTTTTCGATCTCGCCCCCGGACGCAACACGCAGAGCGGGTTTTGGGGGGCGGATTTCCAGCTGGTCGACGGCTACGTGCACGTCAAATCGACGGGCGTGCGCTTCAAGAATGATTGGCAACTCTGGGCCGACATTTGGCGCTGGTTCACGTACTACGCGTTCGTGCGTCTGCACGGATTCTGGACGCGCCTCACCAAAGCGCGTGGCCCGCGCATCTGGTTCGCGCCGTATCGTCCGCGTCCCTGGTACATCATTTGGGCGGCCATGGTGTGGGGCGGATTTGAGTTCGCCTCATCGCCTGAGCGTGCTGATGCTGCGTTTTATTTTGAAGACCAGACTGTCGCCGCACCACCGCCGCCGCAACACGCGAAGGCGTTCAACTTCGGCGTTGGTGATGTCTCAAAAAGCAACGTTGCGCGCGTGATGGAGCGAGCCTTTGGCTATCCGCTGGCGATTGACCCCACAACGTTCGTTGGTGACGCCGTTGAAAAAGGCGAGGGCAATGGTCTTCACGATGGCCGCTTGGTCACATGTCCGCTGCAGCCGCAGCCCGGCAAATCCTATCAACGCGTAATCAAGACTGAAGGCGCCGACGGCTGGGCGCATGATTTGCGCACCGCATGCGTTGGCGCCCGTCCGGTCGTGGTCTTCGTCAAGCGAAAGCCAGCCGCCGCACGCTTCTCAATTCAGAACACAAGCGTCGTCGTGAAATTGCCTGAAGAGGTGTTTTCTTCTGCCGAACTCGATCAGATTTCTAACTTTTGCACCGAGATGAAGCTCGATTGGGGTGGGCTCGATGTCCTGCGCGAACACGAGAGCGGCAGGCTTTACGTCGTTGACGTCAATAAAACCGACACTGGCCCTGCCGTCGTACTCAATTGGAAAGATCGCGCCCGCGCGACTACATTGCTTTCGGCCGCGTTGGCGCGACTGGTGCGCGCCTAGCGCTTGATCGCCACCAACCCAACCACAGCGATGCGCTCCACATCCGCATAGTCTGCGCGTTCCAGCTCCTCGCCGAAAACATCGGGATCGAGCTCACGGTAGGTGACATCGAAGTCGCTGAGCGCTTCGAGCAACGCCTTCTTCAAACGATCCTCGCCATCGACGATTGCGCTGCCGGTGTAGAGCAGCAATGCGCCGCCGGTCACCAGGCGCTCCGCCGCCGCTTTTGCCCAAGCAAGGGAGAGCCGTCCACCGTGTGCGCCTCCGCCGTCGCGATAGGCCCGGTGCGC
It encodes the following:
- the proC gene encoding pyrroline-5-carboxylate reductase translates to MSGLDAPSIALVGAGAMGGALVRGWIEAVRKGGALTLSIVDPSFDPELERELDSVGAVINPPDPGPVDIVVLAVKPQTFPSIVDGVKRFIGPDTRVMSVMAGIPMELLSRELGAQRIVRCVPNTPARIGRGVTAYVASPACTPEDRALVEQLLEPLGTVEPIAAERLMDVVTAVSGSGPAYVFLLAEVLAAAAEQEGLDRDTAMRIASQTVAGAGALMLQTGEPPGALRKQVTSPGGTTEAALDVLGAGDGLGPLLRRAVSAAAARSRQLGKG